From Rhododendron vialii isolate Sample 1 chromosome 10a, ASM3025357v1, the proteins below share one genomic window:
- the LOC131304096 gene encoding probable protein phosphatase 2C 78 encodes MLCDCRENRGREEATVLIIVLVIGNLNSEFYTFFDFGFPGFALEQGGLSAEVIRRAFDTTEEDFVHLVTRSWVARPQIASVGSCGLVGAITDDMLYLANLGDSRVVLGRRVSNGRMSNSTAVVAERLSTDHNVGVEEVRKEVEALHPDDAHIVVHTRGVWRIKGIIQDKSCFEADIE; translated from the exons ATGTTGTGTGATTGCAGGGAAAACAGAGGACGTGAGGAAGCTACAGTCTTGATTATTGTACTTGTTATAGGGAATTTAAATTCGGaattttatacattttttgattttggtttcCCAGGGTTTGCTTTAGAACAAGGAGGATTATCAGCTGAGGTGATAAGGCGGGCGTTTGACACTACTGAAGAGGATTTTGTGCATTTGGTGACGCGATCATGGGTAGCTCGACCTCAAATTGCATCAGTTGGGTCTTGTGGTCTTGTTGGGGCGATTACGGATGACATGTTGTACTTGGCGAATCTAGGGGATTCAAGGGTGGTGCTTGGACGAAGAGTGTCTAATGGGCGGATGAGTAACTCCACTGCTGTGGTAGCGGAGCGCTTATCAACAGATCATAATGTCGGGGTTGAAGAGGTGAGGAAGGAAGTTGAAGCGCTTCATCCTGATGATGCCCATATTGTGGTGCATACTCGTGGAGTTTGGAGAATTAAGGGCATTATTCAG GATAAATCTTGTTTCGAAGCTGACATCGAGTGA